The Megalobrama amblycephala isolate DHTTF-2021 unplaced genomic scaffold, ASM1881202v1 scaffold422, whole genome shotgun sequence genomic sequence gttaacttcctgttgacaGACTTAATAAATATTTCctgaaattttgggaaattattacagagcagtttgtttgcaagcccgGAATAAAGATagaccaaaataaaactaaaaacctTTGGATTTATGACCAGTGGACTATTCCATCTCCATTTTTGATCATGAACTCGAGTACGCGCCATATAAACATTTGGAATGAATTACtaagatttaaagtttgtctGTAAAGTACACCAAGAAATtggctttataaaacattatagaTGATCAGCAAGAAACACAAAGCAGAATAACATCTCAGGTAAAACAACAGAgcatatatacattatatatacagaATGATATGGTCCATTGGAAGTTTGCCACTATTTTAACAGACTCTGCTTATGACAAAAAGTGAcatgaaaaataatttctttaatgaaaTACATGTTTCAatataacaaaagcagaaaatCTGGAATTGTCCAGAATACACTAGTTTGTCCTAAACACTCCTGACCCTAGTTTTTCCCAGTCTTCCTCAaacttaaatataaataaaatcaatagaTAGTAAATTAGTGGATGCTTTTACCATGAAGGCTATAGATTGTTCTATAGATCAGCTTGCCTAATTTTGCTCAAATGCATGATCTACATCCACATGTCATACTAACAAGAAACTTCTAACCCACAGGCAGGGAGCTGCCATGCAACCATAGTAGGCTAACAATGTTTTTGCAAATGGCAGTCCTGGACAGATGGCTGGTAGTGAAGTCAGTAATACACAGCAGGATCTGAGGCTTAAATGGGCCTCATGATGGGACGTCTTTTCTTTTTGACAGCTGACACACAAGTCATCAAGCATACTGGGAAAAGTCCTGGTGCTTCCCATCATATGACAAAGTAGTCAGCTCTTTTAACTGAATACCAACTCAGTCTAATGAAGCTAAAAGTCAGGACGAAAGTTTTCACTGGAATTAGTCCGGCGAATTCCCTCTTTTGGCAAGCTTGAGTctttgagaaaatgagaaaatatcAAGACATCAGTCATAAACAGTCTTTTACTTGTAcagtatatttaatatatatttgatattattaaatttatatcaatgtacaaagaaagatatttggaggaatgtttgtaaccaagcagatttTGCCCCCTATTTATGCAACAGGCTTTTGATTGTTGTCTGATTGCACAATGATTGACAATGATGGTGCCATTTcaaaaacttttcaaaagtttgcaccCAAACTCCCAAAAAGCTGTTGCCGTGTAAATGAAAAGCCAAAATGCATAAGaagttttctgttttcagcTGAGTCATGTAAACGGCCCCATATGAATAGAAtctttttgtacagtattacttctatgtgtttgtgtgataaTGCATGTTGGAGGTTTCATTCAACAGTAAAAACACCACAAATAAGAAGAATGATAATAAACTTACCCTCAAACTCTGCTTCAAACATAAGCTGTTGAATTCGAAGTTTAGTGTGCTCTCTGTGTCTAAGATCCATTCTCTTTAGGGATGGAAGCAAATTTAGCACAAAGTGTAGGTCTGGATCTGATGGAACAGCTGAAGCTCCTTCTGGAATCTGATACGCTGATTCTTCTCTTCTGTCCCTCATATTAACATTACTAGGAGTGCTCGGCCTTCCCCTCCAATCATCTATGGTGAAATAAAAGATCACTATGTTCAGTTTAAAATAAACATCATGCAGGTATTGAAACGGTACCATAACACTTTAATCAGACTTTCTGTTTTCCATAGAAAACAAAGGAGATGTGATGCACATAAAATCAGCAGACaataaaaattaacaataaaaatttaatgaaTGATTGGTGAAACTATGGAGTcgctaaagggacatggtggtccTTAAGGACCATTTGCTCATGTTCCAAATCTTCAAACCAAGTCGAAACGTAAGCAAATAATTATCTCTGTTACACAACTGGAAAACAAACTTTTTGCGAAACAATAATCACTTTTTTATATCATTCAAAACTAACTCTTGTGTTTGGTTTGGAAAACAATGGAACTCAAAatgccacattcatttacagatTACTTACAACCAGTGCTAATGGGTGAAAAAAACTTAGAGCTAATTTGTTAGAAatcaaaaatctgtgttttcataAAGAGAGAAATTTCCCCCTTGCTTTTTTGTTTATAGTGTACAGAACATATATTCTGAGTATGCatcatactgtatatacatattAGTGGACAATGTGTGTGAACATGCACAAGACCTGAGATTGTCATGTTTTCCATGTCACAATGTTGTTACTGTGTatgaaatgaatcatttgatgttatgatgcaaaaactttagaaaagtgttttaaaatagttttgaattcaatttttgcttgtttttttttttgtagggaAAGGGAGCCATAGTTTTAGAAATTGGGTAAGCAATtgttaaaaactgtaataggaAATCAGACAAAAAGCTTCAGTTACAGTAGATCATATCTTGTATCTATATTCGGTAAATACATCATAATAAACAGATCACTAGATGTTCTAACAATACAACTGTGgcattataaaaataaacacctcAATACACTCCTATATGTGTGTTCCCTCCTGCCACTTACGGTCAGCGATTGAAAGGGATTCAGCTGCTGCAGAAAGAGAGTTGTAATCTTGAATCTCTGATCTTCTCTCATGGAATGACCTGCCAACCTTCAACCAATCTGATGAGAACATCACAACATTCAAAAATACAGCTTTGTTAACAATAAGTGACTTTAACCTTCATATTATCCTTGAGGTCCCTCTCAGACCCTATTAGATGTTTTCCTAATTAAAAAACATAGTTCCCTTCATCTCAGTGACATgacattttgtaacatttgttacattatctataacacacacacacacacacacacacacacatacacgcacaaacacacaggtGGGCCTGTAACAGAACATTTCTATAGAATTTGGCACAAATGCAGGAAGAAATGCAAATATGAAGGAGTGAGAcataacacacatacacaaacactttTGCATGCACACCtgcacaaacacacgcacacatacacacagaaatAGACAACTTAATTTCTGCTTATTGCTGTTGGttgtatttacatatttttgtaaTGATTTCTTATTCTAAagttaatgttttgtttttttttacttttggtttatttaaatattttgtgaatataacctttttaaaaaaaacaaaaatatcatcaaaacactgttgttgtttttttattaacccTCATTCTCCTCATTTCCCCCCTACACTTATAGTCTACGCATTTACAGAGCGACTGAAAAAagctatacattttttttaatacaaatgatatcattttttatgtacttctcaACTATACATTTATGCTGTGTTTTAGGGGGTTATACAGTACTTTTTTACCCAGTTACCACACAATTATTTAACTACACCATTAGTGTGCATATgaaatattgcattttttttttctgaaaaaaaaaaactaaaaaaaactttatgattaaaattaaatatgagcTCTTTATGGATATCAATCTaggtgtttatatatatatatatatatatatatatatatatatatatatatatatatatatatatatatatatatatatatatatatatatatagctttagTTTAAATAAGTGAATAATAACATCAATTTATCAAATAGcacatttaataattaaaaaaagctaTTTGCAAGGAATGTGTGTACCTGAATTCTCAACTGCATTCGAAGccccaaaatatttaaaaaagttaccTGAAAATAAAACAGAGAAAACTAATTTATTTCACCATCTCAAGTCTACTTTCAAACTAAATACTGTCTAACTATTCagttactgaaatgaaaatagTTTTGAGTCTGTGAGTTACTCTTGGCAGAGCTCTATTGTCAAAACTTTAGTTGTAGAACTAACAAAAATATCAGGAAATGAGTAACTTTAAAAAACACTAAGTAACTGCAAATTgtcaattaaataataattgcTATATATATGGATAACATACACATTGAATGATTATTAGTCTTGATTTGTGTAAATTTGTAAATTTGGCTAAAAGCATCTTCCAAAAGCAAACACTGGAGGGAATGCAAAACAACTGATTCCAGAGCAAGCTGAGCAGCTGATGCTCCAGCTGTTAATTGAAAGATTTAATGAGTTCACTCCTGCTGAGATTATATTTATGAACTTCACTTAACCAAGATTAATAACTgctgtaaaaacatttataagatCATAATCAAAATTACATTAACTATcacttgaagggttagttcacccaaaaatgaagtttctgtcattaattcctcactCTCGGTTGATTAAAGCAGttgatccactgcagtcacatgactgttttaacaatgtctttagtacctttctggaccttaaagtgttgattatattgctgtgtGTAGATGAGTCataaacctcttggatttcatcaaaaatatcttaatttgtgtcctgaagatgaactaaggtcttacggagcggaacgacatgagggagagtaattaatgacagaaattacatttttgggtgaactaaccctttaactaaccctttaactaactATTGTTATACTGTATGTGTAGATTAGACATTCatattcatcatttactcacacacctgtaagacctacAGCTTCATTGACTCTCCTCGGGGCTTTAGTTCCTCCAGGGTCAGGTGTACCTGCATGCCAGGAAAAATAAGAGGATAAATGAGGTGTAAACAGAGCAGGGAGACATTGGAACAAGCCTTCAAGTTTGTGAAGACAGGCAGCAACAATTAGACATAAAGGACTGTTCTTGTGAAATATTGACAatgaaaatgattatttaaaatactGATTAAAAGTACCTTACCAAAGGAACCTTTctctaaacatttatttaaaaacatatctGGTCTTTCCTGGATTAACATCTGATTAAGCATGAGGTGAATTTGGGTATTctaataaaatgtctttaaaaccATAGCATCaatacatgaaagtaatttTAACTAAAACTGGAAAAGGTTTAATACATGTTAACATAAAATTTTGAaagatgaacatttttattaaaatgtgcaATATGATAATTTTATGAACATCTAAAACTCAAAACTCAAAAAGTACTTCACTATATCCCACATTTTTCCTTGCATTATAGAGAaaattattaatcaacattGACAAAAATGCAGTGGAATttgaaaatactgtaaaatactgaaatattgaggttttatttaaaaaaacaaaacaatatgcTGTTCTTAGCAACATACAACGAAGTCCTGTGTTCTTTCTTTTcttaaatattgaatatttttcTGATATAGAGAGAAAGcaatacataaacacaaaagTTATATTTCACATGAAACAGAACCAGAACATGTTTCTTGAACAGGGAGATTtagtgttcacacttgtagtttggttcacttggttcttttggtctgTAATGTTCACACTGGCATTTTTAACACCAAGCTTAaagatatgagagagagagagagagagagagagagagagagatggcttttatgatgtatattttgtgacagaacaaaatcaatgctgtgtgctgggcTGTATGTCCTTATAGGGGTTAAACAATATATCGAGGCACAATATGAttgcaatacaaaaatgcaacaacatgtatcGTGGATAGAGACAATATATGTATTGTGTATAGTTCACGCAACATAAAAATGTGTGAGAAAATaatcaagtttacagagtttagTACTGCATTAAACTACTTGTTACATTCACAGTCTCGTCCAGCTTGTCATTCACTGTCACGTGATCCTTTGTGTTCTGTTCCCGCCACTCATCACTCACCATGGACACTGATTACCCTCAGCTGTTTGTCATTAGTTTGTGTATTTAAGGCTACGTTTACACATGGGCGGCTATTTTCAAAAACGGACATTTCAACCTCTCTggtttcaaaaataacatcgtgcacacatgtcagttttcagaaaagtgttcatttacacgTACCCGTGTATGTATGACGTCAAGAGTGTAACGAGCAGTTCAAGCccacgtaagccaatcagaatcccgaAAAAGAATCCTGAATTCCTCTTGAAGTGATTCGAAGTTGTTGCAAAATTGCTGATCTCCAAGCACTCATTCGTCTCTGCTCCTCGACATAATGGAGCAGCTGTATTTGCAAATGCAAACACAGTAGAAGAGTTTGCACCAACATAAATGTGACTGCTACTCTGAACGCTTCCatgatcacatgtaaacattggtCGCACTTTTGACATAGGTGCGAGCTCTGGCGCATACTGTGACGTTGGCTGCCTAAACACCCGTTTGTCTCAGTTTACATGCAAACGTGCAAACGAAGATTTTCAAAATCTCCACTCTGGCCGGAGTTTTTAGAAAGACTCGTTTTCAGAGGCGAATTCTCCGTTTGCGTGTAAACGAAGGGCGCAAACGAAGGGAAATGTCTCagtttttcaaaataaccatgtacgtgtaaacggggcctaagTTCCTCCCTGTCTTCAGTCCTATTGCTTGTGATTAAACTACGTTATCTTCCTTGAACCTGCCTTCCTCGCCTTCCCTGGAGTTACAACTGTAACAttactatatataatgttgaatataatgcatgataatttagcattttaatcaacagtacatttttttttgtcattctttTACCATATGCCTTGGCGTATCGCAATAATACTGTATTGTGAAATCAGTTTCATGACATGTATTGAATCGTGACATGagggtatcgttacacccctagctTGTATAGCATTTTTACCAACTGATTCTGATATACTGCCTTTGAACTTTTTCTCTATTTAAGATGTCTCAAGCTTAATATACAAATGtccaattaaaaaaatctttaggTGTGTCAGGTGGGCATATTATGAGAAGTGGTGGAAGACCAACGTGGATAAAGATTAATCAGAAAATGTACGCATATGATGTAAGGAAGTAGGAGGCTGTATGATAATTTGTTATTTGGTTATCAATTTTGAAAGTCTTTGTTCAATGATAAATGAACATTTAGGATTATATTGAATCAAAATCTGTTTTACTTAGAGCTCATTTTTGTAGCTCTCTGGGGTTTGTTTCGGTTGTAAAAGACTACCCTGGATAGtgattttatgtcattttatttaattttttaccaTTGAGTGGCCTGGCTTTAATGGTTTGAAAGAATCTCACCACAGAACACAACCATAAGGGATAGATCATCCAAAATGACAACTcttttatcatttactcacccttatgttgttttGTATAACTTTTTGGGTCCCCACTGACTGCCATAGTATGAGAAAAACACTATAGAAGTCAATTGGGACCATAAACTGtctgattaccaacattctttaaaatatattattttgtgttcagcagaagaaagaaactcatacaggtttgatcAACTTGAGGGTAATGATCCTTAAGTATTAGCGAGCCACATGCTACAATTCATCAAAGGTAAAAGTGCCTGTGTCTGTCATTTTCAGAAAAGATAAAAATTACATAATGCCTAAACCAAGAAAATTTTTGTAAAGCAAACTGTAAAAGTATCATACCTCGTCCCTCAGGCAGCCTGAGCACGATGACCAGAAGAGAGAGGTGTTCAATGTTGTAAGATTGAAATGTTTGATCATCTTCAAGTTCATTTTGACCAAATATCACCCTCAGTCTGTTTGGATCTGACAAGAAATTAAAAACCAAAATGACAGAGATGATAGAAGAATAAAATGTTTGCTTTTCCAGGTTAATGTCATTAAATGCAACGATTATTATGAGGGATCCAGTGGTGTAGTCTACGTGATACGCAGGTATACGCCATATACCCACTAGGAAAGGTCAAGGATTTCCGTATACCCACTTAAAAAAGCGCGAGGATACGTAACCATCCAGTAAATCACAATAAGATTTGTGGTTTGTTGCTTTTGACATGAAACATAGTCTCATATTTCAAATTCTGGCCATTTGACTacgaaataaaaaaacaaataccgTTATGGCGCTCTTTCAAGAGAAGCAGTTCAAGAGTTTGGGAGGGAAAACTCACAGTATACTCACTACAAAAAACTAGACTACACCACTGGAGGGATCCCATCAACTTACCATTTACTCCAGGAAACAGACTTAATGCTTTTCTCTTCAAATCTCTAATGGTTAGCCTTTCAAATTCTTCACTTGATGATGCCACGGATAACACTTTAATCGTATTTTTATTAATCCTGATGCGGACCCGAGAAGCCATTTTGTTTCTGTCTAAGCAAAGAAGTTATCTAACTCATAAAACACGGAAATGATGGCGGTTCCATGAACAGCTTTTGCTTTCGCTTTAAAATGCTGAAGGGGCGTTACCCTTTTAAACACTTGCTCAAACAATCTGAAGTCACAATAATGAGTTTGATTCCAactttaatgcattataaaatggTGGGGATCTTAAACAAATGGAGGGGATCATTATAATCTatacagatttattttcaaaacacacattctattgatttatttaaaatttagtaAGCCGTGCTCATAAAATGGTTGTCACTGTGTTTCAGTGGAACGCTgtattgagtgtcgcttcttggtGGTGTACATTCTTTGATACTAAGGATTCGGACATACTTATTCGCTGGCCTACTGCTTTTCCCCTAGTAGGTaagtaggcggtttcggacACAGCGGCGGTGTTTTAAATATGAAGAGACAGGGACCCCTGCTGGCGAGACATGGAATTATCTGACATAAGCATGGCTGAAATGTCCACTATCCTTTTGACACTCGCCAATGACTATTGTCACTTTCAGCAGATGAATGAACAAGAGACATtatttgtgtgaaaataaacagTCTGAATTGTTCAGCTACATGAGACGCTCAAATGCTGATGTGACTTTGAATTAAACCATctgtaaaatgaataaatgctaAAGCAAATATCATTCCAAAGTCTCTGTTTTCTGGTTTATTAAGACTCATCACTTTGAATTAGATGATAGTTGAGGTCTGAGAATGGTGTCgggtgtaatgcattactaagtTAATAATTACTGTAACTGAATCACTTCTCTCTTGAtaaagtaagggattactcttaatttttctgtaattaaattaaagttACTCCTcatgtaattgcattaaatgcTGTATTCTATTCAATTCTATTATCAATTCTACATTAAACCATAGCGGATTTAACTTCAGAATATAATATCTAGTGTTAATTTGTAAGTTTTTAATGTAACCTTCTGTTAAATACTTTggtcagttcaagaataatttatgcaattttatgttatttatttgaaagaattaaaagagcagtttcatgtCTGTCCTTGAAATGTTTAACTGGTCAAGGCTGAGATGGGATTTGAGAAATAATTACTAataatgtaattacaaataatcCATTACTTTTTAGAAAGAGTAATTAGTACATTAAtctaataacactgttaaagaTGTCATTTGTAGCTAGTAATTAATCActttttagagtaacttacccaacactgtcTGTGAAGCACCATTGAGAGCTTCTTAAGTTGTCTCAGTACTTTGATATTTTGgcctttctttcttcaaatTCTGAAGTTTTGCTGTTCTTAAACGTAATGCACTGAAACTTGTGATTTCATCCAAGTAGCCTAcataataataactaataatcataaataataATCAGTCACTTCAACTGAAAGACGTACACTGTGATATCAATGATGTCCACAAGAGATAAGGAATCTTTTATGCCTAATCTTTTTCTATCAGCTTCATTCTGTTACATGTGGTGTATGCAGGAGAGATGAGGCGAGAACAGAGATCCACAAACGATGGGTTTTAATGATCATCCAGGAATAATAACACAACACAGACCGCTAGCTACACCATCAACACATAAACTTAACATAAGAACAGACTGGGAGTGAGTCCATAATATAGGCAGTGCTGATGAgggagtccaggtgcaggtgaagagtcctgatggggagatgacgagggaagtgagtgc encodes the following:
- the LOC125261523 gene encoding uncharacterized protein LOC125261523 isoform X2; amino-acid sequence: MASRVRIRINKNTIKVLSVASSSEEFERLTIRDLKRKALSLFPGVNDPNRLRVIFGQNELEDDQTFQSYNIEHLSLLVIVLRLPEGRGTPDPGGTKAPRRVNEAVGLTDWLKVGRSFHERRSEIQDYNSLSAAAESLSIADHDWRGRPSTPSNVNMRDRREESAYQIPEGASAVPSDPDLHFVLNLLPSLKRMDLRHREHTKLRIQQLMFEAEFEDSSLPKEGIRRTNSSENFRPDF
- the LOC125261523 gene encoding uncharacterized protein LOC125261523 isoform X1 — protein: MASRVRIRINKNTIKVLSVASSSEEFERLTIRDLKRKALSLFPGVNDPNRLRVIFGQNELEDDQTFQSYNIEHLSLLVIVLRLPEGRGTPDPGGTKAPRRVNEAVGLTGNFFKYFGASNAVENSDWLKVGRSFHERRSEIQDYNSLSAAAESLSIADHDWRGRPSTPSNVNMRDRREESAYQIPEGASAVPSDPDLHFVLNLLPSLKRMDLRHREHTKLRIQQLMFEAEFEDSSLPKEGIRRTNSSENFRPDF